The following is a genomic window from Nicotiana tabacum cultivar K326 chromosome 3, ASM71507v2, whole genome shotgun sequence.
TTGCAGTTATATCATCACAACGTGCCACGGCCCCATTCTCCTCCCCCATACCAATCTTCTACATACTCTCACTTTCCTAAACCCTACACTTCGTATATCctttcctctctctctttctccatTTCTCTGTTTAGTATGTTTCTCTAATCGCTGGTgcataaacaaacaaacaaacaagaatGGCGGAAAATTCATCTACAGAAGACTTAATCTGTTTACATGGAGATTTGGAGCTTCACATCGTTCAAGCGCGTCATTTACCCAACATGGACTTAACTTCCGAGCGTCTTCGCCGTTGCTTCACCGCCTGTGATGTCTGCCGGAATCCTCCGACTGACTCCACCGCCGCCGACCACGACGGAGACTATGACGTTCCCAATGTAAAGAAAAACCCCGATCAAAAAATCCATCACCGGAGAATAATCACTAGCGACCCTTACGTCACTGTATCGGCACCTCACACTGCCCTCGCCCGTACACGTGTCTTACCCAACTCCCAAAACCCTGTTTGGGATGAACATTTTCATATCCCTTTAGCACACCCTATCGACTGCTTAGAATTTCGCGTTAAAGACGATGACGTTTTCGGTGCTCAAGTTATGGGTAAGGTTAGAATTCCGGCCGAAAAAATCGCCACCGGTGAGATTATTTCCGGCTGGTTTTCCGTTATTGGCGCTTCAGGAAAACCTCCTAAACCTAACACGGCTCTTCAGCTATGGATGAAATTCGTTCCATATGATACAAACCCATTGTACAAGCAAGGTATTGCTTCAGATCCTCAACATTTAGGTGTAAGGAATACGTATTTTCCGTTGAGGAAAGGGAGCTCAGTGAAGCTGTACCAAGATGCTCATATAAGCAATAGTTTTAAGCTACCGGAAATTGAGTTGGAAAATAATAGAGTGTATGAAAACAATAGATGTTGGGAAGATATATGCTATGCAATTTCAGAGGCCCATCACTTGGTTTACATAGTTGGGTGGTCTGTTTTTCACAAGATCAAATTGATTCGAGAGCCCACTAGGCCATTGCCGCGTGGCGGTGACTTGACACTTGGTGAATTGCTTAAATATAAGTCCCAAGAAGGGGTGCGCGTTCTGTTATTAGTTTGGGATGATAAAACTTCCCATGATAAGTTCTTTATTAACACGGTATGCATCTTTTTAACTGTTACTTTTTGGATATTTTCTTTGCTGTTGTTTTAAGTATTTGTTTAGGTAGTGGTTAGATTAGAATATTGTGTTAGTGTTGCTAGTTGATGTTATTATTCTAATGGTGTGCTCAATGTATATTATAATGTTGTATTGTCTTTTCTTCCAAGCTTTCGAATGAGTGCATCAATAGTTGTAGTTCTTGTTTGTCAATCTCACAATAGTTTGAGATGGGACTTGATGCAGGCGGGAGTAATGGGAACTCACGATGAGGAGACCAAGAAGTTCTTTAAGCATTCCTCTGTGATATGTGTTTTGTCGCCACGTTATGCTAGCAGTAAACTCAGCATTATCAAGCAACAGGTTAACTTTCATAACCACCTGCTCGTTGTTATTTAATGTACCCTGACATCTTGTGATTGCTGATTTCTTTATGCACCTGTGAAGTTATTGCCTCTTGAACCATGTCATTTCAATAGTTTGCATTCAGAATCAGGCATTCAATATGGTGGAGAATGTTCTGATGAATTGGTAGAAAATATTCTTATAAGTTTGCGGAAAAAAGATAGGGATCAAGGAAGAGCTGAAATGGTTCAGCAGAACAACATAATAAATGAATGCTTGCCTTGTGTTGCTTGACAAGAATACTGTCCTGAATGAGTGGACTAAAGAAATATAGTTCTTCTAAAGCAGCAGAAATTGAGGTTTTGATGGGCTGTGTGAAGCTAAATTTTGTTTGGATTGCATAAATGTTCCTTCTGAGAGACCCTTCAATGTTTTAAtgaattaaaatcaattaaaccAACTTCTGTAGCTTTTGGATCCATTATTTCCCATATACAGATATTCCAATGAAATGATTTTGTGACCTGAACATTCTACTATTGCTTCCAGGTAGTGGGAACCATGTTTACGCACCATCAGAAGTGCGTACTGGTAGATACACAGGCTTCCGGTAATAATAGAAAAGTTACAGCATTCTTAGGAGGGCTTGATCTCTGCGATGGTCGATATGATACACCCGAACATCGCCTATTCCGTGATCTTGACACTGTATTTAAAGATGATTTTCATCAGCCTACATTTCCTGTGAGTAGTATTTGTTCCCAATGTTTCCttgaataattcttgtatgtGTCATAAACACTCTGTGTTTACATGTGTTCTCTGTCCTTTTTCAGTGACACATTTCTTTCTTGTCATTATTTCTTTTCTGCATGGCACTCAAAGTCAAtagtttctttttctgttttgatatttcttttttgtttttggttgcaTGAATTAGCCAGGGACCAAGGCTCCGAGGCAACCATGGCATGATTTGCATTGCAGAATTGACGGACCTGCTGTATATGATGTGCTTATAAACTTTGCTCAGCGATGGAGGAAAGCAACAAAATGGAGGGAATTCAAGTTGTTTAAGAAAACAATGTCCCATTGGCACGATGATGCTATGATAAAAATTGAGCGTATCTCATGGATTCTAAGCCCTGCTTTTGCTGTTTTAAGGGAGGGTACTGAAATTCCAGGGGATGATCCCAAACTACATGTATATGGAGAAGGTCACTCAGAAAATTGGCATGCACAGGTAGATATTCTTTGTACTGTGAATATCTTTCATGAATATGTTACATCCCTTTCGACTCTCATCGTCATTCTTATATTGCAGATCTTCCGCTCCATCGATTCTGGTTCAGTGCAGGGTTTCCCCAAGAGAATTGATGTCGCGCAGGCACAGGCAAGGAAATCACAGCCTTTTCCTTTTTCCAAAGTTCTGCTAAAGTAGCTGTAATGTCAATGTGTAAAGAACTTTAGACAGAAAAACTTTTTTTCCCATCTCAGTTCACATTTTCTTTGGCGTTATATATGTTGCAGAACCTTGTCTGCTCAAAAAATTTGATAGTAGATAAAAGCATTGAAGCAGCATATATTCAGGCGATAAGATCCGCTCAGCATTTCATATATATTGAAAATCAGTATTTTCTTGGATCGTCATATGCTTGGGAATCGTACAAAGATGCAGGTCAAATTTTAATCTTCTTGCTATGTTTCTGAATTGCAATATACTAGACTCCACTCTTTAACACCATATGAATGTTGGCTTGGCTCTATATTCTTATCCACATGAAAAGTTGATGAACTATTGCAACTTAATGCATTGAAACTCAGAGGTAAAACTTGATAGTACCGTCAGAATCTGGTTCAGTACAAAAAATTATTATCGAAATACCCATCTTGCCACTTGGAATGCATCCTTATTTGCAAGTATTAGAGAGTTGCTTTGAACTTGTAGGATTCCAAATCATATAGCTTCCTTGAAAAAAATGATGGTTTTGAGAATGTGCAACCTTAAAGAAAATTTGTAGCTTCCACATAGTTTTCCTAGTATTTCTTTTTGAGATGTTCTCATTTCTGCACATTCTTGTAGTTGTTGCATTGCTTCCTGATTTCATTTGCTGTCCACTTGATCAGGAGCGGATCATCTGATACCAATGGAATTGGCACTTAAAATCACTAGTAAAATTAGAGCGAGGGAAAGGTTTTGTGTATATGTTGTCATGCCCATGTGGCCCGAAGGCGATCCTAAGTCAATCACTATGCAGGAAATTCTCTTCTGGCAGGTAATTTTTTCGTGAAACTCTTTGATTTTGTCTTTTGGATTTTATAAAAGAATGTAGATAGTTTTAAATAGGCAATGATTAGGTGATAATGGCCTCAATTATGCAGCTACATCAAGGAGACTTCCAGAATAGAGATGCCAGCTGTCTAGAAGGGTTATTCCATCCAAAAATCAGAATGTACTAGTTATAGGGTGCGCATTAGCATAAATAGTACCTACCTTTTTCTAATATCTACAATCTTGCCTATCCAAAAAAGATATTCTTTGTTTAGTGTTTGAAAGAGCAGATATTCTTATCTTTTAGGGTAGTATATTTCTTTCCTTAGACATGGAGGGGCAATTGAGGAAAATGACATTGAGAAAGAATGTTCATGGCATTATTTATGTCTGAGGACCTGATAGAATGAGCGAAGGGAGAATTTGATAAAGGATGCAGTACTTATCATGGCGTGTTTTCTTCACGCCTCCCACTGTTATTATTGTACTGTGCAATTTTGATTGTGATTTTTGAAGAAACTTGTGATCTGGAAAAAGTGTACAAGAACAGAAAGAAACGCACTTTTAAAGATTTTTGTATGCTTTCAACAGAGCCAGACAGTACAGATGATGTATCAAGTTATTGCAACAGAGCTCAAGTCGATGCAGCTCTTGGACTCACATCCTTTAGACTATTTAAATTTCTACTGTCTTGGTAACCGTGAAGAGATTCCAAGCTCTATCTCTCAACCTTCTGGTAATGGTGATAAGGTAATAACTTAAGGAATTTTCTTCTTTACATTTTCTTGTAAATGTATATGCACAAAATACACATGAGAGCAACTGAAGTGAAGGTTGCCTTTAACATTGATGAATATGGTTTCTAGAGTCTTAAAAAAATAGCTACTTGACTTTCTGAATTAATTGTATCTATCGTCTAAACTTTGAAGGGTATCAAATTTCCTAAACTCTGTTTCTTTCACGTTTGCTCGAACTCTATATTGGTCTCTCATGCGCTTAGAACAAATTCATCAATTATCATATCCATTTCACACTTTCTAGAGGTTTTGATGTTCCACCCTGAAAATCTATTTTCTGTGCATCACTaaatagtactccctccgtttcaatttatgtgaatctattccATGCCAAAAAAAATGACCCctttccctatttggaaacaatttacctttatgtaatgatttatagccacacaaaatatatgtgcatcattttacacca
Proteins encoded in this region:
- the LOC107816342 gene encoding phospholipase D delta-like; this encodes MAENSSTEDLICLHGDLELHIVQARHLPNMDLTSERLRRCFTACDVCRNPPTDSTAADHDGDYDVPNVKKNPDQKIHHRRIITSDPYVTVSAPHTALARTRVLPNSQNPVWDEHFHIPLAHPIDCLEFRVKDDDVFGAQVMGKVRIPAEKIATGEIISGWFSVIGASGKPPKPNTALQLWMKFVPYDTNPLYKQGIASDPQHLGVRNTYFPLRKGSSVKLYQDAHISNSFKLPEIELENNRVYENNRCWEDICYAISEAHHLVYIVGWSVFHKIKLIREPTRPLPRGGDLTLGELLKYKSQEGVRVLLLVWDDKTSHDKFFINTAGVMGTHDEETKKFFKHSSVICVLSPRYASSKLSIIKQQVVGTMFTHHQKCVLVDTQASGNNRKVTAFLGGLDLCDGRYDTPEHRLFRDLDTVFKDDFHQPTFPPGTKAPRQPWHDLHCRIDGPAVYDVLINFAQRWRKATKWREFKLFKKTMSHWHDDAMIKIERISWILSPAFAVLREGTEIPGDDPKLHVYGEGHSENWHAQIFRSIDSGSVQGFPKRIDVAQAQNLVCSKNLIVDKSIEAAYIQAIRSAQHFIYIENQYFLGSSYAWESYKDAGADHLIPMELALKITSKIRARERFCVYVVMPMWPEGDPKSITMQEILFWQSQTVQMMYQVIATELKSMQLLDSHPLDYLNFYCLGNREEIPSSISQPSGNGDKVSDSYKFQRFMIYVHAKGMIVDDEYVIVGSANINQRSLAGSKDTEIAMGAYQPHHTWAENQRHPRGQIYGYRMSLWAEHLGRIEECFEEPEALTCVRRVNEVAEDNWKRFAAESFTPLQGHLLKYPMQVDADGKVGPLPGCECFPDVGGKILGNHAPTIPDVLTT